CTTTACTGTAGCCTGATATTGAATTTTGGTACAGCTTGTACAGGATAGGTAGGAGCCTGAGAAACCGGAGCGCCAGCTTCGGTGGAGGCGTCGGTGGGATACTACCCTGGCTGTATTGAAATTCTAACCCACGCCCCTGATCGGGGCGGGAGACAGTGTCAGGTGGGCAGTTTGACTGGGGCGGTCGCCTCCTAAAGAGTAACGGAGGCGCCCAAAGGTTCCCTCAGAATGGTTGGAAATCATTCGCAGAGTGTAAAGGCACAAGGGAGCTTGACTGCGAGACCTACAAGTCGAGCAGGGACGAAAGTCGGGCTTAGTGATCCGGTGGTTCCGCATGGAAGGGCCATCGCTCAACGGATAAAAGCTACCCCGGGGATAACAGGCTTATCTCCCCCAAGAGTCCACATCGACGGGGAGGTTTGGCACCTCGATGTCGGCTCATCGCATCCTGGGGCTGTAGTCGGTCCCAAGGGTTGGGCTGTTCGCCCATTAAAGCGGTACGCGAGCTGGGTTCAGAACGTCGTGAGACAGTTCGGTCCCTATCCGTCGTGGGCGCAGGAAATTTGAGAGGAGCTGTCCTTAGTACGAGAGGACCGGGATGGACGCACCGCTGGTGTACCAGTTGTCTTGCCAAAGGCATCGCTGGGTAGCTATGTGCGGACGGGATAAGTGCTGAAAGCATCTAAGCATGAAGCCCCCCTCAAGATGAGATTTCCCATAGCGCAAGCTAGTAAGAACCCTGAAAGATGATCAGGTTGATAGGTCAGAGGTGGAAGCGCGGTGACGTGTGGAGCTGACTGATACTAATCGTTCGAGGACTTAACCAAATAGATTACTCGTTTCTCTTGTTTTCTTCTTACACATTATCTAGTTTTGAGGGAATAAAATTTTTTGCGATAGTAAAATAACTTAAAAATTTCCTCTTGAAAAATGCATAAAAGACAGTATAATAAATATTGTTCTTGAAAAATTGTCTGGTGGCGATGGCGAGAAGGTCACACCCGTTCCCATACCGAACACGGAAGTTAAGCTTCTCAGCGCCGATGGTAGTTGGGGGTTTCCCCCTGTGAGAGTAGGACGCCGCCGGGCGATGATGCTTTTTCATCTTGGACAACTTCTAAGATGAGGCAGCCGAATCATCTGCAAGAGTTATGTTAAATTACCATTATTCCGCAGTAGCTCAGTGGTAGAGCACTCGGCTGTTAACCGAGCGGTCGTAGGTTCGAATCCTACCTGCGGAGCCATTATCTCTAAATGACGAAAGTCATTTGAGCTGGCAGCAAAATGCTTCCATAGCTCAGCAGGTAGAGCACTTCCATGGTAAGGAAGAGGTCAGCGGTTCGAGCCCGCTTGGAAGCTCTGAATATATTATTATATGGCCCCTTGGTCAAGCGGTTAAGACACCGCCCTTTCACGGCGGTAACACGGGTTCGAATCCCGTAGGGGTCACCAAGTTTTTTTCACGCTAGTGATGAAAACATCAGCGAATTAAATTATGGAGGATTAGCTCAGCTGGGAGAGCATCTGCCTTACAAGCAGAGGGTCGGCGGTTCGATCCCGTCATCCTCCACCATGATTTTTCACTCAATGAAAACAATCTTCATTAACTTGCCGGTGTAGCTCAATTGGTAGAGCAACTGACTTGTAATCAGTAGGTTGGGGGTTCAAGTCCTCTCGCCGGCACCAGGTTTCTTACTACTTTGAAGTAGCTTCTCCGGAAACCTGCGAAAAAGACCGAGGTTGTTTTGAGCATGTTTCTCATTATGTGGAGGGGTAGCGAAGTGGCTAAACGCGGCGGACTGTAAATCCGCTCCCTCAGGGTTCGGCGGTTCGAATCCGTCCCCCTCCACCATTTTAATACATATTAAAATTGGACAAGCTACTAATGTCCTTTTTATTTTTTCATTGGGCTATAGCCAAGCGGTAAGGCAACGGACTTTGACTCCGTCATGCGTTGGTTCGAATCCAGCTAGCCCAGCCATTAACGAGCCATTAGCTCAGTCGGTAGAGCATCTGACTTTTAATCAGAGGGTCGAAGGTTCGAGTCCTTCATGGCTCACTCATGTTAAGACCCCTAAGAATGAACTTAATCCTTTATTTTTAGGGGTTTTATCTATTATAATAAAATCATGCGGAAGTAGTTCAGTGGTAGAATACAACCTTGCCAAGGTTGGGGTCGCGGGTTCGAATCCCGTCTTCCGCTCCAAATGGGGCCTTAGCTCAGCTGGGAGAGCGCCTGCCTTGCACGCAGGAGGTCAGCGGTTCGATCCCGCTAGGCTCCACCATCACACTACATAAATACCATTTCAGCCATAAATCCATTCGGGTTTATGGCTTTTTTTATTATTCCCTCCTAACAGTTTGATGGATTATTGCCCTTCAATGTCAGGGATATCAGTAATGGGCCAGTGTTCAGACAGCGTTGCAGGAGAAAGGGCTGGAGTTGTCAAGAAGCCAGTGTAATTGTGACAGGATTCAGCTGATGGAGCCCCAAGCTGTCAAGAAAGTGCGGTTATTATGACAGGTTTCAGGTAACGGAGCCCCAAGCTGTCAAGAAAAAGCAGTTATTGTGACAGGTCTCAGGCTGAGGAGCCCCAAGCTGTCAAGAAAGTGCGGTTATTGTGACAGGTCTCAGGATGCGGAGCCCTAAGCTGTCAAGAAAGTGCTCTTATTATGACAGGTTTCAGGCTGCGGAGCTCAAAGCTGTCAAAAAAGTGCTGTTATTATGACAGGTTTCAGGTATCGGAGCTCAAAGCTGTCAAGAAAAAGCAGTTATTATGACAGGTTTCAGGCTGAGGAGCCCAAAGCTGTCAAGAAAGTCCTGTTATTGTGACAGGTTTCAGGCTGAGGAGCCCCAACCTGTCAAGAAAGTGCAGATCGAATGGTGGGGGCTGCCGCATTTCTTCACCAAGAATGTTCACACTCTCTAACGAGTTGGTGGCATGAATCCCTTAATTCAGTCCGTAAATTCGCTCAATTCCAAACCGTATATATATTCATGAAATTGTCCGGTTGAGTCATTTAAATGAAAGCGTTTAAAATAAAGAGTAGATGAGAGAAAGCAAGGGGGAGAAATTAATGAAGAAACTTTCGATAATTGGCATGCCGATGGATTTGGGTCAGATGAGAAGGGGAGTCGACATGGGCCCAAGTGCAATCCGTTATGCGGGAATAAATGAAAGATTAAAAGTGTTATTTGATGAGATAGAGGATTTGGGAGATATAGCAGTTGGCCGGCCAGAGGTGAAGATTGATCCTAACAGCAATCTGCGCAACCTGGAGCTGGTGGCAGAAAAAAATAGTTTGCTTGCAGATGAGGTAGACAAGATTATTGAATCAGGTTCATTTCCGCTAGTATTAGGTGGTGACCATAGTATTGCGATTGGCACTTTGACAGGTGTATCCAAGCATTATAAGAACCTGGGTGTCATTTGGTATGATGCACATGGAGACTTGAATACAGCAGAAACTTCTCCATCGGGAAACATCCACGGAATGCCGCTGGCTGCGAGCTTAGGGTTGGGACATGAAATGCTAACTCAGTTAGGCGGCTATTCACCAAAGGTAAAACCAGAAAACATTGTCATCATCGGGGCCCGTGCTTTGGATGATGGTGAGAAGGATTTAATCAAGGAGCTTGGCATCAAGGTGTTCACGATGCATGAAATTGACCGGCTGGGGATGGCTACGGTCATTGAGGAAACAGTCAACTATCTTAAAGATAAGACAGATGGCGTCCATCTTTCACTTGATTTGGATGGGCTGGATCCTACAGATGCTCCTGGTGTCGGCACGCCGGTAACCGGAGGTATCAGTTATCGTGAGAGTCATCTGGCCATGGAGATGCTGGCAGAAGCAAAAATTGTTACTTCAGCTGAATTTGTTGAAGTGAATCCAATCCTTGATGACAAGAACAAAACTGCTGGCGCAGCAGTAGCGTTGATGGGTTCTTTATTTGGAGAGAAACTTTTGTAATGCGCCAGTAGTTTTAGAATAGAATCATATTAGTAAGAAAAAATAGGAGCAGCGGCCAAGTCTGGCTGCTGCTCTCTTATTATTAATATAGGAATGTCTTTTTTGAGGTTAAGTGATAATATTTATTTAGTAAGTGGTCGAGTTTAGTGCTGATGTCTACAACCCGTTGATTTGACAGCGAGGTTTTTGCGGCTAATTCAACCATTTCTTTACGGCAATTTTCAATATCCTTCAACAATGTATCTGCACACACTATTAGTTCCTCGCTTTCAATAATATATAGTCTATTTATACCCCTGAGAAAACTTTTTAAACCAAACTGGTAAAAATTTGTTAATATTAACTTATCGTGTTTTTTAGACTTTTTTCGCAAAAAGTCGGTTGGTAGATGATTTTGTCAATTACGTACATAATTAAAGTTTTTATAAAATAAATGAAACCTTTTACGGAATCGATTCGTATATCGATTAGCCGCATGAAGCGCGGAGGTAAAATAATGGAGACAATTGTAAAACACAGAATAAAACAGGTGATCAAGGGAGACCAGAATGCCTATGGAGAGATTGTTGAGGTATACAAGGACAAGGTATTCCAGCTTTGCTACCGTATGCTCGGGAATCGGCATGAGGCAGAGGATATTTCACAAGAAGCATTTATCCGTGCATATATCAATATCAACAGCTTCAATCAAAACTTGAAGTTTTCAACATGGCTGTATAGAATTGCTACTAACCTATGTATTGACCGGATTCGCAAAAAGAAACCAGATTATTTTCTGGATGCAGAAGTGCCTGGGACAGAGGGATTAACCATGTACTCCCAGGTTCCATCTGAGACTCCTTTGCCAGAGGATGAGGTTGAAAGTATCGAATTGCACGATACAATCCAAAAAGAAATTTCAAAACTACCCGATAAATACAGGTCGGTCATCGTATTAAAGTATATTGAAGAACTCAGCCTGAATGAGATCAGTGAAATACTGGATTTGCCGCTTGGCACAGTGAAGACGAGGATCCATCGAGGAAGAGAAGCCTTAAGGCAACAGTTGCGACACGTATAAGGTGAGGTGAAAGAATATGAAATGTTCCGAACAAATTATCGACTATATGCATGAATATCTAGATGAAGAAATCTCCGAAGAACATGAAAAGATTTTAAGGGAGCACCTGCAAAGCTGTTCAGATTGCCAGGAATACTTCAGGGAGCTGAATAAAGCAATCGCTCTTGTTCAGAGCACCTCTCACATCCAGGCACCAGATGATTTTACTTCAAAAGTAATGGCCGGCCTGCCAAAGGAAAAGAAAAAGACGGAAATCCAGCGCTGGTTCAGGAGTCATCCGATTTTTACAGCTGCCTCGCTCTTCCTGGTTTTAATGACAGGCAGCATCTTGTCAACTTGGAACGAAGAACATCAGTTTTCCGTATCGAAGCAGCCTAATTTAATCGTTGAAAATGATACAGTAATCGTGCCTGAAGGTGAAGTTGTCAAGGGTGATGTCGTTGTGAGGAATGGCAAAGTCAAAATCGAAGGTGAAGTACAGGGCAATGTCACAGTGATCAACGGCCAGAAATACATGGCTTCTGCAGGCAATGTCACAGGAGAAATAACCGAGGTAAATGAAGTATTCGAGTGGATCTGGTACCATATAAAGAAGACCGCCAAAAATACAGCAGATCTTTTTGAGAACGACGAAAAGGAACAGTCATTCCAGTAGGAATGGCTGTTTTTTAAGGGTCTTTTTAAAAAGGATTGAATGAGGGAAAACAGACAAGGTGCTACAGATGACATCATTATTAATTTGAACAATGCTTGTGTTATAATAAGAAAGTTATCTTTGTTTATAGGCTGAAGTGCATTGGTCATCTTCCGCTTTTTTTTAACAAAAGGCTGTTTTCGTCATTTTTCGAAAAGAGCTTTACTACAAGGCTGATTGAACTTTCAGGAAGGTTTGCGACTTTCTGAAACAGTCTTACTAAACTACTGGAGGAAGTGCAATGTCGTTTGCGGATTTCGATTTTTTAGAATATCTAGCTAATATTGTTGACATTCTCCTGGTTTGGTTCGTCATTTATAAGCTGATTGCGATAATTCGAGGAACGAAGGCTGTCCAGCTTTTAAAAGGGATCTTTGTCATCCTGATCGTAAAGTTTGTCAGTGATTACTTCGGATTGAATACTCTTAGCTGGATGATGGAACAAGTATTAACCTGGGGATTCCTGGCCATTATCATCATCTTCCAGCCCGAATTGCGACGGGCACTCGAACAGCTCGGCAGGGGACGGCTCTTTGCCAGATCAGGGCTGCAGGAAGAGGAAGACGAAGAGAAGATGGTGGAGGCCATTATCAAGGCAACCGATTATATGGCGAAGCGCCGAATCGGAGCATTGATCTCAATTGAAAGAGAAACAGGAATGAGTGATTACATAGAAACAGGCATACAGCTTCAATCAAAAATCTCCTCTGAACTGTTGATTAATCTTTTTATACCAAATACACCGCTTCATGATGGAGCTGTAGTCATACAGAAAAACATCGTAGCAGCGGCTGCATGTTATTTGCCGCTTTCGGAAAGTCCGTTCATCTCGAAGGAGCTGGGTACAAGGCACAGGGCCGCACTCGGAATCAGTGAAGTAACTGACAGTATCACGATCGTTGTTTCTGAGGAGACAGGGAATGTATCGGTTACCCGTAACGGCGAACTTTACCGTGACTTGAGCGGGGAAACGCTAAGGGAACTGCTCACAGCTGAACTGATTTCTCCATCAAGAATCAAGCAGGCCGCTTCTACCCGCTGGAATTGGAGGGGGAAGAAAAATGGATAAATGGATGGATAATCCCTGGTTCATAAAAGTCGTTGCCCTGGTTCTAGCCGTCCTGCTCTTTGGGTCTGTCCCTAAGAACGACCCAGATAAGCCCGGAGATGTGAATGTGCCATCAGATGAAAAGGTGGAGACAGTTGAAGACGTACCGGTAAAAAGGGTTTATGATACCGATACTTTAGTAGTATCCGGTGTGCCTGAGACGGTTACAGTTACCCTGCAAGGCCCGAAAAACCTTGTTCAGCAGGCGAAAACTCTACGGAATTTCGAAGTGTTCGTAGATTTGACAGAGGCCGAACTCGGAAATCAGCGAGTCCCGATTACGATTAAAGATGTCTCGGATCGCCTGACCGTTACCATCGAACCTGGTTATGCGAATGTTTCCATCCAGGAGAAGGTAACGAAGGAATTCAGGGTGGAGGCTGAGTTCAGCGGTAATATAGTTGAGGAAGGCTATATAGCCGAGAAACCAGAGGTAAAGCCTAATAAAGTCCAAATAACAGGTGCCAAAGATGTAGTTGATAAAATCACTTTTGTGAAAGCAACTGTCAATTCATCAGGGAAAATATCAGAAACAATCACACGAGAAGCAAGTGTTCTAGCTTTGGATAAAGATATGAACAAGCTTAATGTCGTTGTGGAACCTCAGGTTGTCGAGGTAACAATCCCGATTAAAAGTTCAAGCAAGAAGGTACCGATCGATATTGTCCGGAAAGGAACTCCTCCAAGTGGAGTAACAATCGATTCAATAACGTTGGAAACGAAGGAAGCAGAAATCATCGCTGACCCAGGCGTACTCGAGGAATTTGATAATGTCAGGGTAGAAGTGGATGTCAGCAAGATTGATGAGGATACGGAGATCACCCTCCCGGTCATCATCGGTGAAGGAATTGTCAAGGTTTCACCCGAAACGGTCAAAGTGGTCGTGAAAGTCACAAAGGCTTCCGAGAAAAGCATTTCAAATGTTCCCATAGAAATTGATGGGATGGGTGAAGATTTTGAAGTTAACTTCCTTGATCCCGCAAACGGTCAGACGAATTTGACCGTTTCTGGGCCGAGTGATATTGTTTCAGCTCTGTCATCCGATGATTTTAAAATCCTGATTGATGTGACGGAACTGGATGAAGGAAATCATGAAGTCGACATGAAGGTGACAGCACCTCAAAATATAACGTGGAGATTGGCTAAAGAAAAAGCCAGTATATCGGTTGCGAAAAAAGATGCGTAATTGACTGCAATTTTTCATACAAGGAGAGATTTTAAGAATGGGTAAATATTTCGGTACAGACGGAGTACGTGGTGTTGCGAACAGCGAATTAACACCAGAATTAGCTTTCAAG
This window of the Mesobacillus jeotgali genome carries:
- the rocF gene encoding arginase, with translation MKKLSIIGMPMDLGQMRRGVDMGPSAIRYAGINERLKVLFDEIEDLGDIAVGRPEVKIDPNSNLRNLELVAEKNSLLADEVDKIIESGSFPLVLGGDHSIAIGTLTGVSKHYKNLGVIWYDAHGDLNTAETSPSGNIHGMPLAASLGLGHEMLTQLGGYSPKVKPENIVIIGARALDDGEKDLIKELGIKVFTMHEIDRLGMATVIEETVNYLKDKTDGVHLSLDLDGLDPTDAPGVGTPVTGGISYRESHLAMEMLAEAKIVTSAEFVEVNPILDDKNKTAGAAVALMGSLFGEKLL
- a CDS encoding aspartyl-phosphate phosphatase Spo0E family protein, whose product is MCADTLLKDIENCRKEMVELAAKTSLSNQRVVDISTKLDHLLNKYYHLTSKKTFLY
- the sigW gene encoding RNA polymerase sigma factor SigW, coding for METIVKHRIKQVIKGDQNAYGEIVEVYKDKVFQLCYRMLGNRHEAEDISQEAFIRAYININSFNQNLKFSTWLYRIATNLCIDRIRKKKPDYFLDAEVPGTEGLTMYSQVPSETPLPEDEVESIELHDTIQKEISKLPDKYRSVIVLKYIEELSLNEISEILDLPLGTVKTRIHRGREALRQQLRHV
- a CDS encoding anti-sigma factor family protein, whose amino-acid sequence is MKCSEQIIDYMHEYLDEEISEEHEKILREHLQSCSDCQEYFRELNKAIALVQSTSHIQAPDDFTSKVMAGLPKEKKKTEIQRWFRSHPIFTAASLFLVLMTGSILSTWNEEHQFSVSKQPNLIVENDTVIVPEGEVVKGDVVVRNGKVKIEGEVQGNVTVINGQKYMASAGNVTGEITEVNEVFEWIWYHIKKTAKNTADLFENDEKEQSFQ
- the cdaA gene encoding diadenylate cyclase CdaA, with translation MSFADFDFLEYLANIVDILLVWFVIYKLIAIIRGTKAVQLLKGIFVILIVKFVSDYFGLNTLSWMMEQVLTWGFLAIIIIFQPELRRALEQLGRGRLFARSGLQEEEDEEKMVEAIIKATDYMAKRRIGALISIERETGMSDYIETGIQLQSKISSELLINLFIPNTPLHDGAVVIQKNIVAAAACYLPLSESPFISKELGTRHRAALGISEVTDSITIVVSEETGNVSVTRNGELYRDLSGETLRELLTAELISPSRIKQAASTRWNWRGKKNG
- a CDS encoding CdaR family protein, translating into MDKWMDNPWFIKVVALVLAVLLFGSVPKNDPDKPGDVNVPSDEKVETVEDVPVKRVYDTDTLVVSGVPETVTVTLQGPKNLVQQAKTLRNFEVFVDLTEAELGNQRVPITIKDVSDRLTVTIEPGYANVSIQEKVTKEFRVEAEFSGNIVEEGYIAEKPEVKPNKVQITGAKDVVDKITFVKATVNSSGKISETITREASVLALDKDMNKLNVVVEPQVVEVTIPIKSSSKKVPIDIVRKGTPPSGVTIDSITLETKEAEIIADPGVLEEFDNVRVEVDVSKIDEDTEITLPVIIGEGIVKVSPETVKVVVKVTKASEKSISNVPIEIDGMGEDFEVNFLDPANGQTNLTVSGPSDIVSALSSDDFKILIDVTELDEGNHEVDMKVTAPQNITWRLAKEKASISVAKKDA